A window from Bacteroidota bacterium encodes these proteins:
- the folD gene encoding bifunctional methylenetetrahydrofolate dehydrogenase/methenyltetrahydrofolate cyclohydrolase FolD codes for MKILDGKLTAQAIKDELKIDVAQLAAEGKKVPHLAAILVGTNGASETYVAAKVKACEESGFKSTLIRFESEISENKLLEKIHQLNTDPDIDGILVQLPLPKHINDEHIINAIDPDKDVDGFHPVNVGRMVQGLSTYVPATPYGIILLLQHYKIDTKGMHAVVVGRSNIVGRPMSILLSENKNPGNCTVTLCHSQTKNIAELCRSADIIVAALGKADFLTADMVKEGAIVIDVGITRVADASKKSGFKLKGDVDYENVAPKCSYITPVPGGVGPMTIAALLKNTFKACVQNN; via the coding sequence ATGAAAATTTTAGACGGGAAACTCACTGCACAGGCAATAAAAGATGAACTTAAAATAGACGTGGCACAACTAGCGGCAGAAGGAAAAAAGGTACCCCATCTTGCTGCTATCCTCGTGGGTACGAATGGCGCCAGCGAAACTTATGTAGCTGCAAAAGTGAAGGCTTGCGAAGAATCAGGATTTAAATCAACCTTGATACGTTTTGAATCGGAGATATCAGAAAATAAACTACTGGAAAAAATTCACCAGTTAAATACCGATCCTGATATTGATGGCATCCTTGTTCAATTGCCTTTACCAAAACATATTAATGATGAACATATCATCAATGCTATCGATCCGGATAAAGATGTAGATGGATTTCACCCGGTGAATGTGGGCAGAATGGTACAGGGTTTATCAACTTATGTTCCGGCAACTCCTTATGGGATCATATTATTGTTACAGCATTATAAAATTGATACAAAAGGAATGCATGCAGTAGTGGTCGGCAGAAGTAATATAGTAGGAAGACCAATGAGTATTTTATTAAGTGAAAATAAAAATCCGGGCAACTGTACCGTTACACTTTGTCATTCACAAACAAAAAATATTGCTGAGCTATGTAGATCAGCCGATATAATTGTAGCAGCATTGGGCAAAGCTGATTTTCTAACTGCAGATATGGTGAAAGAAGGTGCCATCGTAATTGATGTCGGTATTACAAGAGTTGCAGACGCAAGTAAGAAAAGCGGGTTTAAATTAAAAGGTGATGTAGATTATGAAAATGTAGCACCAAAATGCTCTTACATTACACCTGTACCCGGCGGTGTTGGCCCTATGACGATCGCTGCATTATTGAAAAACACATTTAAAGCATGTGTTCAAAACAACTAA
- a CDS encoding radical SAM protein, whose translation MEHFYTLQGEGYHQGKAAYFIRLGGCDVGCVWCDVKDSWDADKHPQLKIEDLLSDISKTAAGMVVITGGEPLMHDLDELTAALHEAGLKTNIETSGAHPLSGSWDWVCLSPKKFKAPLPEIIPHANELKIIIFNKSDFDWAEKYAALVSSECKLYLQPEWDKAAEMTPLIIEYIKANPKWELSLQIHKYINVP comes from the coding sequence ATGGAACATTTTTACACATTACAAGGTGAAGGTTATCACCAGGGAAAGGCTGCCTACTTTATTCGCCTCGGTGGTTGTGATGTAGGTTGTGTTTGGTGCGATGTAAAGGATAGCTGGGATGCAGATAAGCATCCGCAATTAAAAATTGAAGATCTACTTTCTGATATTTCGAAGACAGCTGCCGGGATGGTTGTGATCACAGGTGGCGAACCTTTGATGCATGATCTTGATGAACTAACTGCTGCATTACATGAAGCCGGCTTAAAAACAAATATTGAAACATCGGGTGCACATCCATTAAGCGGTTCGTGGGACTGGGTCTGTTTATCACCAAAAAAATTCAAAGCTCCATTGCCTGAAATTATTCCTCATGCAAATGAATTAAAGATCATCATTTTCAATAAATCAGATTTTGATTGGGCTGAAAAATATGCTGCACTGGTTTCATCGGAATGTAAATTGTACCTGCAACCTGAATGGGATAAAGCAGCCGAAATGACCCCTTTGATAATTGAATATATCAAAGCAAATCCTAAATGGGAACTGAGCCTGCAGATACATAAGTATATTAACGTGCCGTGA